From the genome of Nitrospirae bacterium CG2_30_53_67:
GCTGTTATGCCTCCGCCTATGCCCGTCTAAAGGGGAGCGCCGCCTCCACCATGATTATCCTGGGGACTGCGCACGGGAGCATCGGGGAGAACCGGTATTCGATCTGCCCAAAAGATTTTGAAACGCCTCTGGGCGTGATCCCTTGCGATCAGGAGGGAATCGAGCAGATCCACGATGCCGCAGGAGTGGACTGGACACAAGGCCAGCTCGGCCACCGGATCGAACACTCTGTGGAATTTCAGGCGGTTTTTTTGCGGTATCTTTTCCCGGAGAGGGAGATCAAGATCATTCCGGTATTGTGCAACTCTTTTGCGGATCTCATGGATAGGCCCGAGGGTCCCATGTATGATGATTCCATCCGCCTCTTCGTTGAAACCCTGAAGGCTTTCCTGGCCCGGCGGAACGGCAAGGCAGCCCTGATCGCCGGGGCGGACCTGAGCCATGTAGGCCCGAAATTCGGGGATTCCATGCCCTTGACCGAGACCGACCTCGTCTCACTGAAAACCCATGACCTTTCATTGATCAGGCATGTTGAGGAGGGGGATGCTGAGGGGTTCTTCAAGGAGATACAAAAAGAGAGGGAAAGCCACAATGTCTGCGGCCTCCCCAACATCTATACCTTTCTCAAGATTATGGAGGGAGGGAAAGGCCGCCTTCTTGATTACGGCCAATTCTTCGAGCCGCCGACCTCATCCGCCGTAAGCTATGCCTCGCTGGTCTTCTAATCGTCCACTTTCCCGGCCTGGTCCGTCAGGTGACAGGGAGCCCCTTCAAGGATGAACGTGACCGTCATGCGATTCAGTTCCGTCCGAAATCATCCTCCAGGCGTTCGATATCGTCCTCTCCGAAGTAGTCCCCTTTTTGCA
Proteins encoded in this window:
- a CDS encoding AmmeMemoRadiSam system protein B — translated: MKEMIQEHPKLRPLMVFPISQPDGGAAICLRDPEGFSDAALMINHATYLMMTLMDGTRDVSGIQADFMRQTQVMIPREQIVDLIGKLHQYLFLDGEGFRLHRKRIEEDFLHASVRPAAHSGTAYPQTAEELSGFLTGFFSALKESAHPDGTVSGIIAPHMDIREAGSCYASAYARLKGSAASTMIILGTAHGSIGENRYSICPKDFETPLGVIPCDQEGIEQIHDAAGVDWTQGQLGHRIEHSVEFQAVFLRYLFPEREIKIIPVLCNSFADLMDRPEGPMYDDSIRLFVETLKAFLARRNGKAALIAGADLSHVGPKFGDSMPLTETDLVSLKTHDLSLIRHVEEGDAEGFFKEIQKERESHNVCGLPNIYTFLKIMEGGKGRLLDYGQFFEPPTSSAVSYASLVF